Proteins from a single region of Amycolatopsis sp. CA-230715:
- a CDS encoding type 1 glutamine amidotransferase domain-containing protein, with protein sequence MPDTLTGVRVAFLVAPEGIEQVELTEPWKAVEKADGQPELVSTAPGTVQAFNHLDKADTFKVDKVVTEVAPGDYDALVLPGGVANPDYLRTVPNVVRFVGEFFAQQKPVAAICHAPWTLIEADVVRGRRLTSWPSLRTDLRNAGAEWVDEQVVVDAGFVTSRNPDDLPAFCDKLVEEFAEGKHRAQARSA encoded by the coding sequence GTGCCGGACACGCTGACCGGAGTTCGCGTCGCCTTCCTGGTCGCCCCGGAGGGGATCGAGCAGGTGGAGCTGACCGAACCGTGGAAGGCCGTCGAAAAGGCGGACGGGCAGCCGGAGCTGGTGTCGACCGCGCCCGGCACCGTGCAGGCCTTCAACCACCTGGACAAGGCGGACACGTTCAAGGTCGACAAGGTCGTCACCGAGGTCGCGCCGGGCGACTACGACGCGCTCGTGCTGCCCGGCGGGGTGGCGAACCCCGACTACCTCCGCACGGTGCCGAACGTCGTCCGCTTCGTCGGGGAGTTCTTCGCGCAGCAGAAGCCGGTCGCGGCGATCTGCCACGCGCCGTGGACGCTGATCGAAGCCGATGTCGTGCGCGGTCGCAGGCTGACCTCGTGGCCGAGCCTGCGAACGGATCTGCGCAACGCGGGCGCCGAATGGGTCGACGAGCAGGTCGTGGTCGACGCGGGCTTCGTGACCAGCCGCAATCCCGACGACCTTCCCGCGTTCTGCGACAAGCTCGTCGAGGAGTTCGCCGAAGGCAAGCATCGCGCGCAGGCACGCAGCGCCTGA
- a CDS encoding transporter substrate-binding domain-containing protein, with protein sequence MTGKVLAAVLLAVLGIGTAAAAPEHPGPSSRLDQVQRRGEVKVCSTGDYRPFTYRDPATGAWSGIDVDMAGDFAKKLGVRLTIVPSTWKTVADDVGRRCDLAMGGVSITLDRAKTGFFSAPYVRDGKTPITRCENAGKFQTLAQIDQPGVRAIVNPGGTNEQFADANLHRATIVRHPDNNTIFAEVIAGRADLMITDATETKWQAKQHPELCAVHPDQPFTFAEKAYLLPRGDVVFQQWADQWLHLALNDGTYAAFAKPWLG encoded by the coding sequence ATGACTGGAAAAGTGCTCGCGGCGGTGCTGCTCGCGGTGCTGGGGATCGGGACCGCGGCCGCCGCGCCCGAGCACCCCGGCCCGTCGAGCAGGCTCGACCAGGTGCAGCGCCGCGGTGAGGTGAAGGTGTGCAGCACCGGCGACTACCGGCCCTTCACCTACCGCGACCCTGCCACCGGCGCGTGGAGCGGGATCGACGTCGACATGGCCGGTGACTTCGCGAAGAAGCTCGGCGTCCGCCTCACGATCGTGCCGAGCACGTGGAAGACCGTCGCCGACGACGTGGGCCGCCGCTGCGACCTGGCGATGGGCGGCGTCTCCATCACGCTCGACCGGGCGAAGACCGGATTCTTCAGCGCGCCCTACGTCCGTGACGGCAAAACGCCCATCACGCGCTGCGAAAACGCCGGAAAGTTCCAGACGCTGGCCCAGATCGACCAGCCGGGGGTGCGGGCGATCGTCAACCCCGGCGGCACCAACGAGCAGTTCGCCGACGCGAACCTGCACCGCGCCACGATCGTGCGGCACCCGGACAACAACACGATCTTCGCCGAGGTCATCGCCGGGCGCGCGGATCTGATGATCACCGACGCGACCGAAACGAAGTGGCAGGCGAAGCAGCACCCCGAGCTGTGCGCGGTGCATCCCGACCAGCCGTTCACCTTCGCGGAGAAGGCCTACCTCCTGCCGCGCGGCGACGTGGTGTTCCAGCAGTGGGCGGACCAGTGGCTGCACCTGGCGCTGAACGACGGCACCTACGCCGCGTTCGCGAAACCGTGGCTCGGATGA
- a CDS encoding o-succinylbenzoate synthase, protein MDVYAISLHNRFRGITVREGVLLRGEAGWGEFCPFADYSDAECAPWLASASEAADVGWPEPVRERVEVNTTVPVVAPERAYELVAASGCRTAKVKVADPRSPLSGDCERVAAVRDALGPGGAIRVDANTAWDVETAVRAIKDLDRAAGGLEYAEQPCPSIEELAAVRRRVDVRIAADESIRRAEDPMKVAVAGAADIAVLKVAPLGGARRALEVAEACGLPCVVSSAVESSVGLAAGLALAGALPSLDFACGLGTLSLLRGDVSAASLSPVDGYLPVPRVAPEPDLLDDVRADEQTRRWWLDRLDRVRALSR, encoded by the coding sequence GTGGACGTCTACGCGATCAGCCTGCACAACCGGTTCCGCGGCATCACCGTGCGCGAAGGCGTGCTGCTCCGCGGCGAAGCGGGCTGGGGCGAGTTCTGCCCGTTCGCCGACTACTCCGACGCCGAATGCGCGCCGTGGCTGGCGTCCGCGTCCGAAGCCGCGGACGTGGGCTGGCCGGAGCCGGTGCGCGAGCGCGTCGAGGTCAACACGACGGTGCCCGTGGTGGCACCCGAACGGGCGTACGAACTGGTCGCCGCGTCGGGATGCCGGACGGCGAAGGTCAAGGTCGCCGATCCGCGCTCACCGCTCTCGGGTGACTGCGAACGCGTGGCCGCGGTGCGCGACGCGCTGGGCCCCGGCGGCGCGATCAGGGTGGACGCGAACACCGCGTGGGACGTGGAAACCGCGGTGCGCGCGATCAAGGACCTCGACCGCGCGGCGGGCGGCCTCGAATACGCGGAGCAGCCGTGCCCGTCGATTGAGGAACTGGCCGCGGTGCGCCGCCGCGTCGACGTGCGGATCGCCGCGGACGAGTCGATCCGGCGCGCGGAGGACCCGATGAAGGTGGCCGTGGCGGGCGCCGCGGACATCGCGGTGCTGAAGGTGGCGCCGCTCGGCGGTGCGCGCAGGGCGCTCGAAGTCGCCGAAGCGTGCGGCCTGCCGTGCGTGGTGTCCTCGGCGGTCGAGAGCAGCGTCGGTCTCGCCGCCGGTCTCGCGTTGGCCGGTGCGCTGCCGTCGCTCGACTTCGCTTGCGGGCTCGGCACGCTTTCCTTGCTGCGCGGGGATGTCAGCGCCGCGTCACTGTCCCCTGTGGACGGTTACCTGCCGGTGCCGCGCGTCGCGCCGGAACCCGATCTCCTCGACGACGTGCGCGCGGACGAACAGACCCGGCGCTGGTGGCTCGACCGCCTCGACCGCGTGCGCGCACTGTCCCGTTAG